Proteins co-encoded in one Cyprinus carpio isolate SPL01 chromosome B5, ASM1834038v1, whole genome shotgun sequence genomic window:
- the LOC109085624 gene encoding heat shock protein beta-1-like, which produces MAERRIPFTFMHSPSWDPFRDWSQGSRLFDQTFGMPHFSEEMPTFPSTHWPGYIRPFGFPEMASLIQSPVAQVPMSPSASMMHPPNYSRALSRQMSSGISEIKQTPDSWKISLDVNHFAPEELTVKTKDGVVEITGKHEERKDEHGFVSRCFTRKYTLPSGADSEKITSTLSPEGVLTIEASLPKPAIQGSEINIPINTGNAVTASSTKKP; this is translated from the exons ATGGCCGAGAGACGCATCCCCTTCACTTTTATGCACAGCCCATCCTGGGACCCTTTCCGCGACTGGTCCCAGGGCAGCCGGCTCTTCGATCAGACCTTTGGGATGCCACACTTCTCCGAGGAGATGCCCACATTTCCCAGCACACACTGGCCCGGATACATTCGGCCCTTTGGATTTCCAGAAATGGCCTCTTTAATACAGAGCCCAGTGGCTCAGGTGCCCATGTCGCCCTCCGCCTCCATGATGCACCCCCCGAACTACAGCCGGGCCCTTTCCCGACAGATGAGCTCGGGAATATCTGAGATCAAGCAGACGCCAGATTCCTGGAAGATCAGCCTGGATGTCAATCACTTCGCCCCAGAGGAGCTGACGGTGAAGACCAAAGATGGGGTGGTGGAGATCACCG GCAAACATGAGGAGCGGAAGGATGAACATGGCTTTGTGTCCAGATGTTTCACCAGGAAATACAC TCTGCCCTCTGGTGCCGACTCTGAGAAGATCACCTCCACTCTGTCTCCTGAGGGGGTCCTGACCATTGAAGCTTCTCTGCCCAAACCTGCCATCCAGGGCTCTGAAATCAACATCCCTATCAACACAGGCAACGCAGTGACTGCCAGCAGTACAAAGAAACCCTGA